From a single Bacillus gobiensis genomic region:
- a CDS encoding CapA family protein, translated as MRHYQSLFIIFIFALGVTGVLTVRQFQNQQASAPKDRVVQTKQATDKDVEKLSIRSAEILDNLAETGGAAKAQKQLEDLLKSTDQYSLQDDPKSNYIKKLTACLEALQSYAHGNSDEKALGHVYPDYVSAITQLKKEVPDIQLSEPTQYQWFYAAAASYEQGRKQEGEMTLTMVGDTSFGTYPETPEHLKFDNVFAKNNGDNLYVFKNCLPWFNSDDFTIINTESAFTSATKAENKMWRIKSDPEHVAFLPASGVEAANLANNHTMDYFEVGYKDTLAAFKANDTDVFNDGMPLVQTIGGIETIFLGYDCRMSQFSADYLARIEREVKQYKRPDNLVIVNMHWGVEYRETPVDYQKQFGRAIIDAGADIIMGSHPHRLESVELYNDKYIVYSMGDFAFGADPTLLSRMTSMFRLHFAKENSEVVMKRMTIVPTLENSDGSTTENNYQPLPVFGKEAEKIVNELVRISTPVENGVTSYDYFDPFL; from the coding sequence ATGAGGCACTATCAATCCCTATTCATTATTTTTATTTTTGCATTGGGAGTTACTGGAGTTTTAACGGTAAGACAATTTCAAAATCAGCAGGCTTCAGCGCCAAAGGATCGAGTAGTTCAAACCAAGCAGGCAACAGATAAAGATGTCGAAAAACTATCGATACGTTCGGCGGAGATATTAGATAACCTTGCAGAAACCGGCGGAGCTGCAAAAGCTCAGAAGCAGCTGGAGGATTTGTTGAAGAGTACGGATCAATACTCCCTTCAAGATGATCCGAAAAGCAATTACATAAAAAAACTGACAGCATGTTTGGAAGCCCTTCAATCTTATGCACACGGGAATTCGGATGAAAAGGCGTTAGGTCATGTCTATCCCGACTATGTTTCCGCTATAACTCAATTAAAAAAGGAAGTTCCGGACATCCAGCTAAGCGAGCCGACCCAATATCAATGGTTTTACGCTGCAGCGGCTTCATACGAACAGGGACGAAAGCAAGAAGGTGAAATGACACTGACCATGGTAGGAGACACCTCCTTCGGTACTTACCCGGAGACGCCGGAGCATTTGAAATTTGACAATGTCTTCGCCAAAAACAATGGCGATAATTTGTATGTCTTCAAAAATTGTCTTCCTTGGTTCAACTCTGATGATTTCACAATTATCAATACGGAAAGCGCCTTTACATCGGCAACTAAGGCTGAAAATAAGATGTGGCGGATTAAGAGCGACCCGGAACACGTTGCTTTTTTGCCGGCAAGCGGTGTCGAGGCAGCAAATCTCGCAAATAATCACACGATGGATTATTTCGAAGTCGGGTACAAAGATACACTCGCGGCTTTTAAAGCAAATGATACAGACGTTTTTAACGATGGAATGCCGCTTGTTCAGACGATAGGCGGTATCGAAACGATTTTTCTAGGCTATGATTGCCGAATGAGCCAATTTTCCGCAGACTATTTGGCGCGAATCGAGCGCGAAGTAAAGCAATATAAACGACCAGATAATTTGGTGATCGTAAATATGCATTGGGGTGTTGAATATCGTGAAACACCGGTTGATTACCAGAAACAATTCGGTCGGGCCATTATAGACGCAGGAGCAGATATTATCATGGGATCCCACCCTCATCGGCTGGAAAGCGTAGAGCTTTATAATGACAAATACATCGTATATAGTATGGGTGACTTTGCATTTGGTGCTGATCCTACCTTACTTTCACGGATGACCTCCATGTTCCGATTGCATTTTGCAAAAGAAAACAGTGAAGTGGTCATGAAGAGAATGACGATCGTACCTACTTTAGAAAATTCAGATGGCAGCACAACAGAAAATAATTATCAGCCGCTTCCTGTCTTTGGCAAAGAAGCAGAGAAAATCGTAAATGAACTTGTTCGAATCAGCACACCAGTTGAAAACGGCGTCACGTCTTATGATTATTTTGATCCTTTCCTATAA
- a CDS encoding aminotransferase-like domain-containing protein — protein sequence MKYAMIVKEIEKRIADGYLKPGSKLPSIRALSEEFSFSKNTVIKAYQKMEKSHLIYSVPKSGFYVVEDFLFRREGSKEKITIDFLSAGPDKQAMPYLDFQHCINQAIETYKEDMFTYSELQGLYSLREQLADQLQDLQVFTVPERIAVVTGSQQALHLFVSLPFPNGKKNICVEQPTHASFIESLRLQNAVAVGIERTSSGIDLDRLEEIFKHQDIKFFYTVSRFHNPTGNSYTNTEKKRIVELARTYDVYIIEDDYMGDLDPDLKQDPMFAYDTSGRIIYTKSFSKIMLPGLRLGLTVIPETMKKDFLRAKFAADIHTPVLTQGALEIYLKNGMFAAHVKKLRNKYRKKGIILQKAYNEYLPPSATYSGSLSGFYSTIELSNNLKAYQLIDQLKQVNVLVDNAAKMYLPEFKKDNVVRLSVSQVRDEWISAGVQKIAEGIMELIKKKQIMKVF from the coding sequence ATGAAATATGCCATGATTGTGAAGGAGATTGAAAAACGAATAGCGGATGGCTATTTGAAGCCGGGAAGTAAGCTGCCATCCATTAGGGCTTTATCGGAAGAATTTTCCTTCAGTAAAAATACAGTCATCAAAGCATATCAGAAAATGGAAAAATCACATTTGATATATTCTGTACCTAAGAGCGGTTTTTACGTGGTGGAGGACTTTCTTTTTCGAAGAGAGGGAAGTAAAGAGAAGATTACGATTGATTTTTTGTCTGCCGGCCCTGATAAACAGGCAATGCCTTATCTAGACTTTCAGCACTGCATCAACCAGGCAATTGAAACGTATAAAGAAGATATGTTTACATATTCAGAGCTTCAAGGCTTGTATTCGCTCCGCGAACAGCTGGCCGATCAATTGCAAGATCTCCAGGTATTTACCGTACCCGAAAGAATAGCAGTTGTTACCGGCTCTCAGCAGGCGCTTCATCTCTTTGTTTCTCTGCCTTTTCCAAACGGAAAGAAGAATATTTGCGTCGAACAGCCTACTCATGCCAGTTTTATCGAATCTCTCAGACTCCAGAACGCTGTTGCTGTCGGAATCGAGCGAACGAGCTCCGGAATCGATTTGGATCGATTAGAGGAAATATTTAAACATCAAGACATCAAGTTTTTCTATACAGTTTCACGATTTCATAATCCTACCGGAAACAGCTATACCAATACAGAAAAGAAAAGAATCGTAGAATTAGCTCGAACCTATGATGTGTATATCATTGAAGATGACTATATGGGAGATCTTGATCCCGACCTGAAGCAGGATCCAATGTTTGCCTACGACACTTCAGGGAGAATTATTTATACAAAAAGCTTTTCGAAAATTATGCTGCCAGGCTTGAGGCTCGGATTAACTGTTATTCCTGAGACGATGAAAAAGGATTTTTTGCGTGCCAAATTTGCCGCGGATATACATACGCCGGTACTTACACAGGGTGCTCTTGAAATCTATTTGAAGAACGGAATGTTTGCAGCCCATGTAAAAAAGTTAAGGAATAAGTATCGGAAAAAAGGAATAATTTTGCAAAAAGCATACAACGAGTATTTGCCGCCTTCCGCTACTTATTCAGGATCATTATCCGGCTTTTACTCAACAATCGAATTATCCAATAATCTAAAAGCTTATCAGCTGATCGATCAATTAAAACAGGTGAATGTGCTTGTGGACAATGCTGCAAAAATGTACTTACCGGAATTCAAAAAAGATAATGTTGTGAGACTTAGTGTTTCTCAAGTTCGGGATGAATGGATCAGTGCGGGGGTACAAAAAATTGCCGAGGGAATTATGGAGCTGATTAAGAAAAAGCAAATTATGAAAGTATTTTGA
- a CDS encoding VOC family protein — protein sequence MMVAITHIGLTVPDLDKGIQWYENVLGFELIAGPYTMKAEEAEPDSMGQDLFGPNVKKKRNAHMSASNQVGIELFEFDVPKTEGADKNPVWSPGYFHICVVYKDVDALARKIVDNGGERISKTWNTYPGKPYYLVYCKDPFGNMIEVYSHSTEQMYANRD from the coding sequence ATGATGGTTGCTATCACCCATATTGGATTGACAGTACCAGACCTGGATAAAGGAATCCAGTGGTACGAGAACGTGTTAGGATTTGAACTGATAGCCGGACCTTACACGATGAAAGCGGAAGAAGCAGAGCCTGACAGCATGGGGCAGGATTTGTTTGGACCGAATGTGAAGAAAAAAAGAAACGCCCATATGAGCGCATCCAATCAGGTAGGTATTGAACTCTTTGAATTTGATGTACCGAAAACTGAAGGAGCCGATAAGAATCCAGTCTGGAGCCCGGGCTATTTTCACATTTGTGTCGTTTATAAGGACGTAGATGCGTTAGCGAGAAAAATAGTTGATAATGGCGGAGAACGAATCAGCAAGACTTGGAATACCTACCCTGGAAAACCGTATTATCTAGTGTATTGCAAAGACCCTTTCGGTAATATGATCGAAGTATATTCACATAGTACTGAACAGATGTATGCGAATAGAGATTAG
- a CDS encoding DUF817 domain-containing protein, which translates to MRHFINLLHFGFQQARSCLFPLVIFLALAVTKFVEIPFIPRYDLILFICLMTQILMIVFKYETIDELKVICVFHLIGLALELYKVHMGSWVYPEEGWTKFFGVPLYSGFMYASVASYICQAWRRFDLRIRNWPPSWLVVILSAAVYFNFFTHHFIPDLRWVLKVLVILLFLRTFVYFTVNNTTYPMPLSLSFVLIGFFIWIAENIATFFGAWAYPNQEQTWSLVHIGKISSWLLLVIVSIMIVALLKRLKGKREEVKSNTYKSWLKNV; encoded by the coding sequence TTGAGACACTTCATCAACCTATTGCATTTTGGCTTTCAGCAGGCTCGATCTTGCCTGTTTCCGCTAGTTATTTTTCTGGCGCTGGCTGTTACCAAATTCGTCGAAATTCCATTTATCCCCCGCTATGATTTGATTTTATTCATTTGCTTAATGACACAGATCCTTATGATCGTCTTTAAGTATGAAACGATCGATGAGCTGAAAGTGATTTGTGTGTTTCACCTCATCGGACTGGCATTGGAGCTTTATAAAGTACATATGGGATCTTGGGTCTATCCGGAAGAAGGATGGACAAAATTTTTTGGCGTGCCGTTGTACAGCGGCTTTATGTACGCAAGTGTGGCGAGCTATATTTGCCAGGCATGGAGAAGGTTTGATTTGCGAATCAGGAATTGGCCGCCGTCTTGGCTCGTTGTGATTCTTAGTGCGGCCGTTTATTTTAACTTTTTTACCCACCATTTTATCCCTGATTTGCGCTGGGTGTTAAAAGTACTGGTCATCCTTTTATTCTTACGGACATTCGTTTATTTCACGGTTAATAATACGACCTATCCGATGCCGCTGTCTTTGTCATTTGTGCTTATCGGCTTTTTTATCTGGATTGCCGAAAACATTGCCACGTTTTTTGGTGCATGGGCTTATCCGAACCAAGAACAAACATGGAGTCTTGTCCATATTGGGAAAATCAGCTCGTGGCTTTTGCTGGTAATCGTGAGCATTATGATTGTGGCGCTGTTAAAACGGTTGAAAGGGAAACGTGAAGAAGTGAAGAGTAACACGTACAAAAGCTGGCTCAAAAACGTATAA
- a CDS encoding choice-of-anchor I family protein, translated as MKNSRNKILHSIGALSLAGTFLFSTNLSANAAGPSFSNTMEVEKIAGYKTGLTDEEGGVAEIVKYNSANKKFYVINGKNQTIDIVSLSGLTSQKDQQLQKEKSINIAAAVNTDSFTYGDLTSIDVNQKEKIIVAAVQDKDYTKNGKIAVMDYDGKIIKTFNTGVQPDMVKISSDGKYILTADEAEPREGLENGVDPQGSVTIVNYETGKSNVVKFDNPSVIDDDVHIRNKEAVNDFEPEYIALSTDGKKAYVTLQENNAIATIDVANGKVDSVKSLGYKDHSLPGNELDAARNGKIEIENLPLLGAYMPDSVQYISIGGVNYLVTGNEGDATEWEEFENIADFEDIKESIILQSDLFKGMTESEAQAALDKMKKSSDYDKLEVLTDRGNNAVYTLGGRSFSIWNADTMELVYDSGSDFEKITAERYPEVFNWSNDDDEMDKRSAKKGPEPEDLKVGMIGDELFAFVGLERISGVMAYNISNPANGKFANYLNTRDFSDKIAGDVAPEGLDFVSAEASPTGRPLVLAGNEVSGTVAVNEVQVDPVKPIESITLNQTSAKLEIGKTLQLTASIQPEDTTESKELTWMSSDDKVATVTNKGMVSAVGEGTATITALTADGKHSAAAEITVTKAPAPIDDNKDDNKDEENKKPDPVNEEETNTKNPDTNTNTDNNETPNNESNDQTENTETSNNELPDTATNHYQFLLWGLVIIAAGGVLFIGYKRKKINE; from the coding sequence ATGAAAAACTCGAGAAACAAGATTTTACATAGTATTGGTGCTCTATCTTTAGCAGGTACTTTTTTATTTTCAACGAATCTATCTGCAAATGCGGCAGGTCCTTCGTTTTCGAATACGATGGAAGTTGAAAAAATCGCTGGTTACAAAACGGGCCTCACCGATGAAGAGGGTGGGGTAGCCGAAATTGTTAAGTATAATTCTGCTAATAAGAAATTTTATGTGATCAATGGCAAAAACCAAACCATTGATATCGTGAGCCTGTCCGGTCTTACTTCTCAAAAAGATCAGCAATTGCAAAAAGAGAAATCGATTAATATCGCGGCTGCGGTAAATACAGATAGCTTTACATATGGTGACTTAACAAGTATTGACGTGAATCAAAAGGAAAAAATTATTGTAGCAGCTGTACAAGATAAAGATTATACGAAAAATGGCAAGATTGCCGTCATGGATTATGATGGGAAAATTATAAAGACCTTTAATACTGGCGTTCAGCCGGATATGGTGAAAATCTCTTCAGACGGAAAGTATATTTTAACGGCAGATGAAGCAGAACCGAGAGAAGGGCTTGAAAATGGCGTTGATCCTCAAGGCTCTGTCACAATAGTAAACTATGAAACAGGCAAAAGTAACGTCGTTAAATTTGACAATCCAAGTGTGATCGATGATGACGTACATATCCGCAACAAGGAAGCTGTCAATGATTTCGAGCCTGAATACATAGCTTTGTCTACTGATGGGAAAAAGGCATATGTTACGTTGCAAGAAAATAATGCAATTGCAACAATTGATGTTGCTAACGGCAAAGTGGATTCTGTAAAGTCGTTAGGCTATAAAGATCACTCGCTGCCGGGAAATGAGCTAGATGCGGCGAGAAATGGCAAAATTGAGATTGAAAATCTTCCTCTTCTCGGTGCATACATGCCGGATTCTGTTCAATATATTTCGATCGGCGGTGTTAATTATCTTGTAACAGGGAACGAAGGCGATGCAACTGAATGGGAAGAGTTTGAAAATATCGCAGACTTTGAAGATATAAAAGAAAGCATCATCCTTCAAAGTGATTTGTTTAAAGGAATGACTGAATCAGAAGCACAGGCTGCACTTGATAAAATGAAAAAATCCTCTGATTACGATAAGCTGGAAGTATTGACAGACCGGGGGAACAATGCAGTTTATACATTGGGCGGGCGTTCATTCTCTATTTGGAACGCTGATACGATGGAGCTTGTGTATGACAGCGGAAGCGATTTTGAGAAAATTACTGCGGAACGGTATCCGGAAGTGTTTAACTGGTCAAATGATGATGATGAAATGGACAAGCGAAGTGCGAAAAAAGGTCCGGAACCTGAAGATTTAAAGGTCGGCATGATTGGTGATGAGCTGTTCGCTTTTGTCGGATTGGAAAGAATCAGCGGTGTCATGGCCTATAACATTTCAAATCCTGCGAACGGAAAATTTGCAAACTATCTAAATACGAGAGATTTTTCAGATAAGATAGCAGGGGATGTTGCACCGGAAGGACTTGATTTTGTTTCTGCCGAAGCCAGCCCGACAGGACGTCCGCTCGTATTGGCAGGAAATGAAGTAAGCGGAACGGTTGCTGTTAATGAAGTACAAGTGGATCCTGTTAAGCCGATTGAAAGTATAACACTTAACCAAACATCGGCAAAGCTTGAAATCGGCAAGACTTTACAGCTGACTGCAAGCATTCAGCCTGAAGATACTACGGAGAGCAAGGAGCTTACTTGGATGAGCTCAGATGATAAGGTAGCAACCGTTACGAATAAAGGAATGGTTTCAGCGGTAGGAGAAGGGACTGCAACAATCACAGCTCTTACAGCCGATGGAAAACATAGCGCCGCAGCAGAAATTACGGTAACGAAAGCTCCGGCACCAATTGATGACAACAAAGATGACAACAAGGATGAAGAGAATAAAAAACCAGATCCGGTTAACGAAGAAGAAACAAATACTAAAAATCCGGACACGAATACAAACACAGATAATAATGAGACACCGAACAATGAGAGCAATGATCAAACGGAAAATACTGAAACCAGCAACAATGAATTACCTGATACAGCGACCAATCACTACCAATTTCTATTGTGGGGACTGGTAATCATAGCAGCAGGCGGAGTTCTGTTCATAGGTTATAAACGAAAAAAGATAAATGAATAA
- the blaOXA gene encoding class D beta-lactamase: MKKTKVLVLFLIVLMITGSTGSLLASAEAPRAKELKVDELFNGKEGTMVIKNLKSDKMYIYNDERSKIRFTPESTFKVPNALIGLEEKAVKDEYEVKRWDGVVREFETWNTDHSLASAMRYSAIWFYQDMARDIGMERMQQNLLKISYGNNDISGGIDTFWLNSSLKISAQEQVEFVEKLVKEDLPFMEQNLKTVKRMMIDNEQDTYTIHGKTGTRLSDLGLGWYIGFVETKKGTWVFATNVDGSGTTAKNITLECLKKLKII; the protein is encoded by the coding sequence ATGAAAAAAACAAAGGTGCTGGTTCTTTTTCTAATCGTACTAATGATTACAGGATCGACAGGCAGCCTATTGGCAAGTGCTGAAGCTCCTAGGGCGAAGGAGCTTAAAGTTGATGAATTGTTCAATGGAAAAGAAGGGACAATGGTCATAAAAAATCTGAAATCTGATAAAATGTATATCTATAATGATGAGAGAAGCAAGATTCGGTTTACGCCAGAGTCTACCTTTAAAGTTCCGAATGCGTTGATAGGGCTTGAAGAAAAGGCAGTAAAAGATGAATATGAAGTGAAAAGATGGGACGGCGTGGTCAGAGAGTTTGAGACTTGGAATACAGACCACTCGTTAGCTTCAGCAATGAGGTACTCAGCTATATGGTTTTATCAGGATATGGCCCGAGATATAGGAATGGAAAGAATGCAGCAAAACCTGCTTAAAATCAGCTATGGAAACAATGATATTTCCGGGGGAATTGATACATTCTGGCTGAACAGCAGCTTGAAAATCTCTGCCCAGGAACAGGTAGAATTTGTAGAAAAGCTGGTCAAAGAGGATCTCCCATTCATGGAGCAAAACCTTAAAACAGTCAAAAGAATGATGATAGACAATGAGCAAGATACTTACACCATCCACGGGAAAACAGGTACTAGATTGTCAGACTTGGGACTTGGCTGGTATATCGGATTTGTAGAGACGAAAAAAGGAACATGGGTATTTGCTACAAACGTCGACGGAAGTGGAACAACAGCAAAAAATATTACTCTTGAATGTTTAAAGAAGCTGAAAATCATATAA